The proteins below are encoded in one region of Bremerella sp. P1:
- a CDS encoding SRPBCC family protein — protein sequence MPRFHVEKSIEIAAPPQTVYEKVVDFKTWPTWSPWLCAEPDAQVTISENSNSQGSLYKWSGEVVGAGEIEHIKLDPHRRIDEEIRFLKPFASTSSVAFDVEPSGLGTKLTWHMDGSLPWFMFWMTGMMKGFIGMDYERGLKMLKEWIETGTIHSKTNILGIEEIGPIHMAGLRRSCSLKDIGGTMQGALGQMMDLYAKHGLPSEGKLMAAYHKFHIGKQTCEFTVGTILPSGDIDVPAPLEKWSCPQTKAFCVEHLGDYNHLGNGWSAANQHVRYKKLKQRNCSAFEIYENNPDKTPIDQLQTKIYLPLK from the coding sequence ATGCCGCGCTTCCATGTTGAAAAGTCGATCGAGATCGCTGCGCCTCCGCAAACGGTCTACGAGAAAGTCGTCGACTTCAAGACATGGCCAACCTGGTCACCTTGGCTATGTGCGGAACCCGATGCCCAGGTAACTATCAGCGAGAACTCGAACTCGCAGGGCTCTCTCTATAAATGGTCCGGCGAGGTAGTTGGTGCCGGCGAGATCGAGCATATCAAGCTCGATCCCCATCGACGAATCGACGAGGAGATTCGCTTCCTGAAACCCTTCGCTTCGACTTCAAGCGTAGCATTCGATGTCGAGCCCTCCGGACTGGGCACGAAGCTGACTTGGCACATGGATGGCTCTCTGCCCTGGTTCATGTTCTGGATGACCGGCATGATGAAGGGCTTCATCGGAATGGACTACGAGCGCGGTCTGAAGATGCTCAAAGAATGGATCGAGACTGGTACGATCCACAGCAAGACGAATATCCTGGGCATTGAAGAGATCGGCCCCATTCACATGGCCGGCCTGCGACGCAGCTGCTCGCTGAAAGACATTGGCGGAACCATGCAGGGTGCCCTGGGCCAGATGATGGATCTATACGCCAAACATGGGCTGCCCAGCGAGGGGAAATTGATGGCGGCTTACCACAAGTTCCATATCGGAAAGCAAACGTGCGAATTCACCGTCGGCACGATCTTGCCCTCAGGCGATATCGACGTTCCGGCACCGCTCGAGAAATGGTCGTGCCCCCAAACCAAGGCCTTCTGCGTCGAGCACCTGGGCGATTACAATCATCTGGGTAACGGCTGGAGTGCCGCCAATCAACATGTGCGGTACAAGAAGCTGAAGCAACGCAACTGCAGTGCGTTTGAAATCTACGAGAACAACCCCGACAAGACCCCGATTGATCAACTGCAGACAAAGATCTACCTTCCACTTAAGTAA
- a CDS encoding sodium:calcium antiporter, with amino-acid sequence MSQDVDQNHQEDEGGPDWIAIGVTIASLVLLVVLSPWMLNVQLGFLIIQVVLISIVIWQACDPFADAAQWVGEKLRLPGSVRGATLDAVASSMPELFSGIFFVVVAVMSVQSDSVADMAQTGAEGYGSTLATCAGSAVYNMILIPAFCGIVISLYRKSQPTVDVEPEVISRDGMWFIACELVLIAFLFNDRMYWWMGLVFIGMYIAYIFHLFVDAKRYQRAMDAIHAHLGEVGHDTPTEQIVETLQEENIKATHMLVEKIKSSADEDEDEETDSAGAFYGMFDIPLNGLTATLVLLVCTGIAAISCYWLVEVTNETAHVLNVPVFFVAVILAAAASSVPDTFLSIGAAMRGDDSGAVSNVFGSNIFDICICLSIPLLVNSYLIGWQPVLLVQDGKPIEGLVDLRLLLVTLSAITLLVLWHRRQLTRAKSYFLVFLYTLFIAYAIAGSFGFSIVGMLGL; translated from the coding sequence ATGAGTCAGGATGTCGATCAGAATCATCAGGAAGATGAAGGCGGACCCGATTGGATTGCGATTGGCGTTACCATCGCCTCGCTCGTCCTGCTGGTCGTCCTTTCTCCTTGGATGCTCAACGTTCAACTCGGATTTCTGATCATTCAGGTCGTGTTGATCTCGATCGTCATTTGGCAAGCATGCGATCCCTTCGCCGATGCCGCCCAGTGGGTAGGCGAGAAGCTCCGATTGCCGGGCTCGGTGCGCGGTGCCACGCTCGACGCGGTGGCCAGCAGTATGCCAGAACTGTTTAGCGGCATCTTCTTTGTCGTCGTCGCGGTGATGAGCGTTCAAAGTGATTCCGTCGCGGACATGGCCCAGACCGGTGCCGAAGGATACGGCAGCACCCTGGCTACCTGTGCTGGCAGCGCCGTTTACAACATGATCTTGATTCCGGCGTTTTGCGGGATCGTCATTTCGCTCTATCGCAAGTCGCAACCGACGGTCGATGTCGAACCGGAAGTCATCTCCCGGGATGGCATGTGGTTCATTGCTTGCGAACTGGTGTTGATCGCTTTCCTGTTCAATGATCGCATGTATTGGTGGATGGGCCTGGTGTTCATCGGAATGTACATCGCCTACATCTTTCACTTGTTCGTTGATGCCAAACGCTATCAGCGGGCAATGGACGCGATTCATGCTCATCTTGGAGAAGTCGGTCACGACACACCCACCGAGCAAATCGTGGAGACACTGCAAGAAGAGAACATCAAAGCCACGCACATGTTGGTCGAGAAGATTAAGAGCTCGGCTGATGAAGACGAGGATGAAGAGACCGACTCGGCCGGTGCTTTTTACGGAATGTTTGACATCCCGCTCAACGGCCTGACTGCAACCTTGGTCCTTCTGGTCTGCACAGGCATCGCGGCTATTTCATGTTACTGGCTGGTTGAAGTTACCAACGAAACAGCGCACGTCTTGAACGTACCAGTCTTCTTTGTCGCGGTCATACTCGCCGCCGCAGCTTCGAGCGTGCCGGACACGTTTCTCTCGATTGGTGCCGCCATGCGAGGTGATGACTCGGGTGCGGTATCGAATGTGTTCGGCTCGAACATCTTCGATATTTGTATCTGCCTGTCGATTCCACTGTTGGTCAATTCCTACCTGATTGGTTGGCAGCCGGTACTCTTGGTGCAAGATGGCAAACCGATCGAAGGTCTGGTTGACCTGCGTTTGCTACTGGTGACGCTTTCTGCGATTACCCTGTTGGTACTTTGGCACCGCCGCCAGCTAACGCGAGCCAAGTCTTATTTCCTGGTCTTCCTGTATACCTTGTTCATTGCCTACGCCATCGCGGGTTCCTTCGGATTCAGCATCGTGGGCATGTTGGGGCTGTAA
- a CDS encoding tellurite resistance TerB family protein yields MGLLDSLFGGMEGSSKLTPQESFAGILMGASGCDGHIAEEEVDGLITCLVRMKLFQRYDGRQYGKTLNKLHGFMKKKGVDALIDSCTETLPKELAKAAFCNACDIVLADGIVEPDEKAFIDRLREKLQIDGKTAKTIAEVMVIKNKG; encoded by the coding sequence ATGGGATTACTTGACTCGTTATTCGGAGGAATGGAAGGTTCCTCGAAGTTGACCCCTCAAGAGTCGTTTGCCGGGATCCTCATGGGTGCCAGCGGATGTGACGGACACATCGCCGAAGAAGAAGTAGACGGCCTAATTACTTGCCTGGTACGTATGAAACTGTTCCAGCGATATGACGGCCGACAATACGGCAAGACCTTGAACAAGCTGCACGGCTTCATGAAGAAGAAGGGGGTCGATGCCTTGATCGATTCCTGTACCGAAACGCTACCCAAGGAACTCGCCAAGGCAGCCTTCTGCAATGCATGTGATATCGTGCTGGCCGATGGCATTGTTGAACCAGACGAAAAGGCCTTTATCGATCGGCTGCGAGAGAAACTGCAGATCGATGGCAAAACGGCCAAGACGATCGCCGAAGTGATGGTCATCAAGAATAAAGGTTAG
- a CDS encoding tellurite resistance TerB family protein, whose amino-acid sequence MSLFDDVLDDSSFAPEQFGPQEGFAGTLLAASACDGHIADEEVGSLITTLTRMKMYQHVPPHKFNSMMDRLMGVLKRGGPEKLIAAAIPAIPPELRETAFANACDIVLADGIVEPDEKEFIDDLMIKLEMDKNRAKTIVQVMVFKNQG is encoded by the coding sequence ATGTCACTATTTGATGATGTATTAGACGATTCGTCCTTCGCCCCGGAACAGTTTGGACCGCAAGAAGGATTCGCGGGAACACTTCTCGCTGCATCGGCCTGCGATGGGCACATTGCCGATGAAGAAGTGGGCTCGCTGATCACCACGCTGACCCGCATGAAGATGTATCAGCATGTGCCGCCGCACAAATTCAACTCGATGATGGATCGCCTGATGGGCGTCCTCAAGCGAGGCGGTCCTGAAAAGCTGATTGCCGCCGCCATTCCAGCGATTCCTCCGGAACTTCGCGAGACGGCCTTCGCCAATGCATGTGATATCGTGCTGGCTGACGGGATCGTCGAGCCCGATGAAAAGGAATTCATCGACGACCTGATGATCAAGCTCGAGATGGACAAGAATCGAGCCAAGACCATCGTCCAGGTCATGGTCTTCAAGAACCAAGGCTAA
- a CDS encoding YciI family protein — MKYILLMYHTEGVFTQEELPQEMQFAIGLCEELAAKGQFVGASPLQTISTATSLTAKSGRTEVRDGPFAETKEQLGGYVIVDVPNLDEAIAIAERFPAAKRGTVEIRPLFPLEGIPVA, encoded by the coding sequence ATGAAATACATCCTTCTCATGTACCACACCGAAGGGGTCTTTACGCAAGAGGAGCTACCCCAAGAGATGCAATTTGCGATCGGGCTATGCGAAGAGCTGGCCGCCAAAGGACAGTTTGTGGGGGCTTCGCCACTACAGACGATCAGCACGGCGACCAGCCTGACGGCCAAGTCGGGGCGTACGGAAGTCCGCGATGGGCCGTTTGCGGAAACCAAAGAACAGCTTGGAGGCTACGTGATTGTGGACGTCCCGAACTTGGACGAGGCGATCGCCATTGCCGAAAGATTTCCGGCGGCCAAACGAGGAACGGTCGAGATCCGTCCGCTGTTTCCTTTAGAAGGCATTCCGGTTGCGTGA
- a CDS encoding sulfatase family protein, with product MKSLVPVWAGLLLACVLTSFASAETKKPNIIVIMADDLGYGDVGCYGAKALATPHIDALASDGLKFTSGYCSTSTCTPTRFAFLTGMYAFRQAGTGIAPPNATSIIKPGTKTTPDVLQDAGYKTAVVGKWHLGLGEGDGPDWNGELKPGPLELGFDYCFLLPTTNDRVPSVYVENYRVRDLDPNDPLWVGRTNPDNQPTGITARDTLKLDWSHGHNNTIHNGIGRIGFFSGGHAARWRDEDLADEWVKKSNEWIRANKDEPFFLFFASHDLHVPRMPHERFQGKTSLGLRGDAIVQLDWCVGELVKTLDELNLTDNTLIVFCSDNGPVLDDGYKDGAVEKLGDHLPAGPYRGGKYTPFEGGCRTPFIVKWPAVVKPGQTSDKMITTTDLGATFAEIVGQKVPEGALPDSEALEATLLGEASAKGRDYVVEESPRGIGLRKGNWKLVRQGKNKNQGYTLYDLSEDAGEENNVAKQNPEKFEELKKLLAQIEAGK from the coding sequence ATGAAGTCTCTTGTGCCTGTTTGGGCTGGCTTGTTGCTTGCCTGCGTGCTGACGTCGTTTGCCTCGGCAGAAACCAAGAAGCCTAACATCATCGTGATCATGGCCGATGACCTCGGCTACGGTGATGTGGGTTGCTACGGTGCCAAGGCCTTAGCTACTCCTCACATCGACGCACTGGCCAGCGATGGTTTGAAGTTCACCAGTGGCTACTGCTCGACCTCGACCTGTACGCCAACTCGGTTCGCGTTTCTGACCGGCATGTATGCGTTCCGCCAGGCCGGCACCGGCATCGCGCCGCCAAATGCGACCTCGATCATCAAGCCGGGCACCAAGACAACTCCAGACGTTCTGCAAGATGCTGGCTACAAAACGGCCGTCGTCGGCAAGTGGCACTTGGGCTTGGGGGAAGGAGATGGTCCTGATTGGAATGGCGAACTGAAACCAGGCCCACTGGAACTCGGCTTCGACTACTGCTTCCTGCTGCCCACCACCAACGATCGCGTACCCAGCGTGTACGTCGAAAACTATCGCGTGCGTGATCTTGATCCGAACGATCCACTGTGGGTGGGACGCACCAATCCTGATAACCAGCCGACGGGCATCACCGCGCGAGACACGCTTAAGCTCGACTGGAGCCATGGGCACAACAACACGATCCACAACGGTATCGGTCGAATCGGCTTCTTCTCCGGCGGCCATGCGGCTCGCTGGCGCGACGAAGATCTGGCCGACGAATGGGTCAAGAAATCGAACGAGTGGATCCGTGCCAACAAGGACGAACCGTTCTTCCTGTTCTTCGCTTCGCACGACCTGCACGTCCCGCGAATGCCCCACGAACGCTTCCAGGGCAAGACTTCCCTCGGACTGCGCGGCGACGCCATTGTTCAGCTCGACTGGTGTGTCGGCGAACTGGTGAAGACGCTCGACGAGTTGAACCTGACCGATAACACGCTGATCGTGTTCTGCAGCGACAACGGCCCCGTGCTGGACGATGGTTACAAAGATGGTGCCGTCGAAAAGCTGGGCGATCACTTGCCTGCCGGTCCTTATCGTGGTGGTAAGTACACACCGTTTGAAGGAGGTTGCCGCACGCCGTTCATCGTGAAGTGGCCAGCCGTGGTGAAGCCAGGGCAAACGTCCGACAAGATGATCACGACCACCGACCTGGGTGCGACCTTCGCCGAGATCGTCGGTCAGAAAGTGCCGGAAGGTGCATTGCCAGACAGCGAAGCTCTGGAAGCAACGCTGCTCGGTGAAGCGAGTGCCAAGGGACGCGACTACGTGGTCGAAGAATCGCCTCGCGGCATCGGCCTGCGTAAGGGCAACTGGAAGCTGGTTCGCCAAGGCAAGAACAAGAACCAAGGCTACACGCTGTACGATCTTTCGGAAGACGCCGGCGAAGAGAACAACGTCGCCAAGCAGAACCCCGAAAAGTTCGAGGAGTTGAAGAAGCTGCTGGCCCAGATCGAGGCCGGCAAGTAA
- a CDS encoding sulfatase family protein gives MLRRTLLFALMATCLTGLANRLHAEETKRPNILFAFADDWGKQASIYGQLEPGGINDVVKTPHFDALAKRGVLFKNAFVNAPSCTPCRSSLLSGQYFWRTGRGAILRGAVWDPTIPSYPLLLRDAGYHIGETYKVWSPGTPVDAPYGSGKYAYQKAGGSFNQFSQRATALMSQGKSTDDAKQELYQQVRGNFSDFLKDRKEGQPFCYWFGPTNVHRKWIAGSGKKLWGINPDDLKGKMPAFLPDVPVVRQDLADYLGEIQAFDAALGILVEQLKEAGELDNTLIVVSGDHGPPGFPQGKCNLYDFGTHVALAVAGPGVNGGRVVDDFTILPDLAPTFLEAGGEKIPEVMTAKSLWPVLKSDQEGLVDPTRTAAFTGRERHVEMAREGNLPYPMRGIQTADYQLIINFKPDRWPMGDPYNLGTDNPPTLDELVNKTFVTFPDDDAGPTKAFMVMHRADPEVKPIFDRCFGKRSAVELYDLKSDPDQMTNVADDPKYEKVKEELTARLMEELKTSGDPRVIDNGKFFETPPMAGPLTGNGPKPNRKR, from the coding sequence ATGTTGCGACGCACCTTATTGTTTGCGCTGATGGCTACCTGCCTGACAGGCCTTGCCAACCGACTTCACGCGGAAGAAACCAAACGCCCGAATATCTTGTTCGCCTTTGCCGATGACTGGGGGAAACAAGCCAGCATCTATGGGCAGCTTGAACCAGGCGGCATCAACGATGTGGTGAAGACCCCTCATTTCGATGCACTCGCCAAGCGGGGCGTGTTGTTTAAGAATGCATTCGTGAATGCTCCGTCGTGTACGCCGTGTCGCAGTTCGCTGCTATCCGGGCAATACTTCTGGCGAACGGGCCGCGGGGCCATTCTTCGCGGGGCGGTGTGGGATCCGACCATTCCCAGCTATCCGCTGTTGCTACGAGATGCTGGCTATCATATTGGTGAAACCTACAAAGTATGGAGCCCTGGTACGCCGGTTGATGCACCGTACGGAAGTGGGAAGTACGCCTATCAAAAGGCCGGCGGATCGTTCAACCAGTTCTCGCAGCGAGCCACCGCCCTGATGTCGCAAGGCAAGTCGACCGACGACGCGAAGCAGGAGCTCTATCAGCAAGTTCGCGGTAACTTCTCCGACTTTTTGAAAGACCGCAAGGAAGGTCAGCCCTTCTGTTACTGGTTCGGTCCAACAAACGTTCACCGCAAATGGATTGCCGGCAGTGGCAAGAAGCTGTGGGGCATCAATCCCGACGACTTAAAAGGAAAGATGCCTGCGTTTCTGCCGGACGTCCCGGTCGTTCGCCAAGACCTGGCCGACTACCTGGGTGAGATCCAGGCCTTTGATGCGGCGCTGGGCATTCTCGTTGAGCAGTTGAAAGAAGCTGGCGAACTCGACAACACGCTGATTGTCGTCAGTGGTGACCATGGCCCGCCTGGCTTCCCGCAAGGGAAGTGCAACTTGTATGACTTCGGTACCCACGTCGCTTTGGCGGTTGCGGGGCCAGGGGTGAACGGCGGCCGTGTTGTTGATGACTTTACGATCTTGCCGGACCTGGCACCCACATTCCTGGAAGCTGGCGGTGAGAAGATTCCCGAGGTGATGACCGCGAAAAGTCTATGGCCTGTTTTGAAATCAGACCAGGAAGGACTCGTTGATCCAACTCGTACGGCTGCATTCACGGGGCGGGAACGTCACGTCGAGATGGCTCGCGAAGGCAATCTGCCTTACCCGATGCGGGGCATCCAGACAGCCGACTACCAATTGATCATCAACTTCAAACCAGATCGCTGGCCGATGGGGGATCCTTACAACCTGGGCACCGACAACCCACCCACGTTGGACGAGCTGGTCAACAAGACCTTCGTGACCTTTCCCGATGATGACGCTGGTCCTACCAAGGCGTTCATGGTCATGCATCGTGCTGATCCGGAAGTGAAACCGATTTTTGATCGTTGCTTCGGGAAACGCTCGGCCGTGGAACTGTACGACCTGAAGAGCGACCCGGATCAGATGACGAACGTCGCCGACGATCCGAAGTACGAGAAGGTCAAAGAAGAACTGACGGCCCGGTTGATGGAAGAACTGAAGACCAGTGGCGATCCTCGTGTGATCGACAACGGCAAGTTCTTCGAGACGCCACCCATGGCTGGCCCGCTGACAGGAAACGGACCAAAGCCAAATCGGAAACGATAG
- a CDS encoding flavin-containing monooxygenase — protein sequence MTSQHDFRVLVIGAGPSGLVALKNLRQLGIDAVAVDRNPNIGGNWDIKSPHSSVYESTHLISSKGMTQFVDCPMPEEYPEYPSHREVLAYLHFYAERFELDRFVRKSTSVLNIKKRDTNWQIELQKEGFPEKLTETFDAVVIANGHHAEPMMPTVTGKFNGEMLHAHDYKHHRQLEGKRILVVGAGNSGCDIAVEAAIHAESAAISMRRGYHFFPKFIRGKPADVVGDRVRRWPIPKSWQRRLSQLVVDWTIGKPHRYGLPTPEHGLFDAHPIINSQLPYYVGHGKLAVFPDIRSFDGEVIEFTDGRREAFDVVVFATGYQLVFPFIADDLLNSHNGVPKLYLHAFHPTDDTLFVAGMIQPNSGQWQLTDLQTQIIARFLKAKQEGRKVADSFREQKQAGGIGLNSREHFLATARHRLEVDYFDYRKTLTKIVRQFDQS from the coding sequence ATGACTTCTCAGCATGATTTTCGTGTTCTCGTAATCGGTGCCGGACCGTCCGGTTTGGTTGCGCTAAAAAACCTCCGCCAGCTCGGAATCGACGCCGTTGCGGTTGACCGCAATCCAAATATCGGAGGCAATTGGGACATTAAATCGCCCCATAGCAGCGTCTACGAATCGACCCATTTGATCTCTTCGAAGGGGATGACGCAGTTCGTCGACTGCCCAATGCCGGAGGAATATCCGGAGTATCCCAGCCACCGGGAAGTGCTGGCATACCTACACTTTTACGCAGAACGCTTTGAGTTGGATCGTTTTGTTCGGAAAAGTACATCGGTTCTTAACATTAAAAAACGAGATACCAACTGGCAGATCGAACTGCAGAAAGAAGGTTTTCCCGAGAAGTTAACCGAAACGTTCGATGCGGTGGTCATCGCCAACGGCCACCATGCCGAGCCAATGATGCCGACCGTAACCGGGAAATTTAATGGCGAGATGCTTCACGCTCACGACTACAAGCATCATCGCCAACTGGAAGGAAAGCGGATTCTCGTGGTCGGAGCCGGCAACAGCGGCTGTGATATTGCGGTCGAGGCCGCGATCCACGCCGAGTCCGCGGCGATCAGCATGCGGCGTGGATACCACTTCTTCCCCAAGTTCATCCGGGGTAAGCCGGCCGATGTGGTGGGAGACCGCGTTCGCCGCTGGCCGATTCCCAAGTCGTGGCAGCGCAGGCTCTCGCAGCTGGTCGTCGACTGGACGATTGGCAAGCCGCATCGGTACGGATTGCCTACGCCGGAGCACGGCTTGTTTGATGCCCACCCGATCATCAATTCGCAGCTTCCTTACTATGTGGGGCACGGCAAGCTGGCGGTCTTCCCTGATATTCGTTCTTTCGACGGTGAGGTGATCGAATTCACCGACGGCCGCCGCGAAGCGTTCGACGTGGTTGTGTTCGCGACGGGATACCAGCTCGTATTTCCGTTCATCGCGGATGACCTGCTCAACTCGCACAACGGTGTCCCCAAGCTTTACTTGCACGCATTTCATCCAACCGACGATACGCTGTTTGTGGCCGGTATGATTCAGCCCAATAGCGGTCAGTGGCAATTGACCGATCTGCAAACGCAAATCATCGCTCGTTTTCTCAAAGCAAAGCAGGAAGGTCGCAAGGTTGCCGATTCGTTTCGTGAGCAGAAGCAAGCAGGCGGAATCGGCTTGAATTCACGCGAGCACTTCCTGGCGACGGCCCGGCATCGATTGGAGGTCGACTACTTCGACTATCGCAAGACGCTTACGAAGATCGTGCGTCAATTTGACCAGTCGTAG
- the pepT gene encoding peptidase T, with protein sequence MSRERLLQRFLKYTQIDTTAGHPGGKYPSSDGQLVLGKVLTDELLNMGVVDATQDEHGLVYGTVQGKVMGCPVVALNSHVDTSPETTGANVKPQVIEDYAGGDIPLPGDPSKVITIRENPELNDLHGCTLITSDGTTLLGGDDKAGIAVIMEVAHRVLEGKGPDIGTLKILFTCDEEIGHGVDHVDLKKLGADVCYTLDGPGANELNEETFSADLATVTVKGVNIHPSIAKGRMVNAVRVASALVAKLPTDRLSPETTDQREGFIHPYIVEGGVAETTVQCLLRSFETDELDAQAQLIRDVAKQVEGEFPGCEIDVTITKQYRNLRDGLEKEPRAVPIAEKAHRALERPCNKRVIRGGTDGSQLTAMGLPTPNLSTGQHNPHSPLEWACLDEMEQAVELVLKMLELWASEPKADAS encoded by the coding sequence ATGAGCCGCGAACGTTTACTCCAGCGATTTCTTAAATACACCCAGATCGATACGACTGCCGGCCACCCTGGCGGTAAGTACCCCAGCAGCGACGGGCAGTTGGTGCTGGGTAAAGTGCTGACCGACGAGCTTCTCAACATGGGGGTCGTCGACGCGACTCAGGACGAGCACGGGCTAGTCTACGGAACGGTTCAAGGAAAAGTGATGGGATGCCCGGTGGTGGCACTCAACTCGCATGTCGACACCTCGCCGGAAACAACCGGGGCTAACGTCAAACCGCAAGTCATTGAAGACTACGCCGGCGGAGACATTCCCTTGCCCGGCGATCCGTCGAAGGTAATCACGATTCGTGAGAACCCCGAGCTGAACGACCTGCACGGCTGCACGCTGATCACTTCAGATGGCACAACGCTGCTCGGAGGAGACGACAAGGCAGGCATCGCGGTCATCATGGAGGTCGCCCACCGGGTCTTGGAAGGGAAAGGGCCTGACATCGGTACCCTCAAGATCTTGTTTACCTGCGACGAGGAAATCGGGCATGGGGTCGATCACGTCGACTTGAAGAAGCTGGGCGCCGATGTGTGCTACACATTGGATGGACCTGGGGCGAATGAGTTAAACGAAGAGACGTTCTCGGCCGATCTGGCCACGGTGACCGTGAAGGGGGTGAACATTCATCCTTCGATCGCAAAAGGACGTATGGTCAACGCGGTACGTGTCGCGTCAGCACTGGTCGCGAAGCTGCCCACCGATCGGCTTTCGCCGGAAACGACCGACCAACGCGAAGGGTTCATCCATCCCTACATCGTCGAGGGAGGCGTCGCGGAAACGACCGTTCAGTGTCTTCTCCGCAGCTTCGAGACCGACGAACTGGACGCGCAGGCGCAGTTAATTCGTGACGTGGCCAAGCAGGTGGAAGGCGAGTTTCCCGGCTGCGAGATCGACGTGACCATCACGAAGCAATATCGCAACTTGCGAGACGGCTTGGAAAAGGAACCGCGGGCCGTACCGATCGCCGAGAAGGCCCATCGTGCCCTGGAGCGACCCTGCAACAAACGCGTCATTCGTGGCGGCACCGATGGTTCGCAGCTGACCGCGATGGGATTACCGACACCTAATCTATCGACCGGTCAGCACAATCCTCACTCGCCACTAGAGTGGGCTTGTTTGGACGAGATGGAGCAGGCAGTCGAGCTGGTTCTGAAAATGTTAGAGCTGTGGGCGAGCGAGCCGAAAGCCGACGCCAGTTAA
- a CDS encoding 3'-5' exonuclease: MAEAAVRYLVFDVESVADGNLVSRLKYPGEGLSPEEAVNRFRAELLEEKGSDFIPYTYQMPVSVAIAKLDIELNLIDQVVLDAPKFRPPVITDHFWRGWKAYRRPTFVTFNGRAFDIPLMELAAFRFGLSVPDWFNLNAKNFEQSRYRYNNDSHFDLYDVLTNYGASRFTGGLNLAANLLGKPGKMEIEGHMVQDLYHEGKLDEINEYCRCDVLDTYFVFLRCCVMLGKVTLDREQELIQQTKTWLEERASETPIYQTYLEGWGDWENPWESDSGE; this comes from the coding sequence ATGGCGGAAGCGGCGGTTCGATATCTGGTGTTCGATGTGGAATCGGTCGCCGACGGCAACCTCGTTTCCCGGCTGAAATATCCCGGCGAGGGGCTCTCGCCTGAGGAAGCCGTCAATCGCTTTCGTGCCGAGCTGCTGGAAGAAAAGGGAAGTGACTTCATTCCCTATACCTACCAGATGCCTGTTTCGGTCGCGATCGCCAAGCTCGACATCGAACTCAACCTGATCGACCAGGTGGTACTCGATGCCCCCAAGTTTCGCCCGCCGGTCATTACCGATCACTTCTGGCGTGGTTGGAAAGCGTACCGCCGGCCAACCTTCGTCACGTTCAACGGAAGGGCATTCGATATCCCGTTGATGGAACTGGCCGCTTTTCGGTTTGGACTAAGCGTGCCGGATTGGTTCAACCTGAACGCCAAGAACTTCGAGCAATCACGGTATCGCTACAACAACGATTCCCACTTCGATCTGTACGACGTGCTGACCAACTATGGGGCCAGCCGTTTCACCGGCGGATTGAACCTGGCCGCCAACCTGTTGGGCAAGCCAGGCAAGATGGAAATCGAAGGGCACATGGTGCAAGACTTGTATCATGAAGGGAAGCTCGACGAGATCAACGAGTACTGTCGCTGCGACGTACTGGACACGTACTTCGTCTTTCTTCGCTGCTGCGTGATGCTCGGCAAGGTGACGCTCGATCGCGAGCAGGAACTGATTCAACAAACCAAGACATGGCTGGAAGAACGCGCAAGCGAAACGCCCATCTATCAGACCTACTTAGAAGGTTGGGGCGACTGGGAAAATCCCTGGGAATCAGACTCCGGGGAGTAA
- a CDS encoding DUF1499 domain-containing protein: protein MNKKKKKKADASPTPKKARRMIWLYVALGILAVLIVGPIVVLSIYVDDWSRDLSTNHAETTRSHPNPLLQPLTVSEDRTAATTRVTDAIMQLKNWSIESITTEGKRTIIHATRTTPLFKFTDDIRVYLNDVDDGVQITATSQSRVGKGDLGQNPRNIAELMSKVRG from the coding sequence TTGAACAAGAAAAAGAAGAAGAAAGCGGACGCTTCGCCAACTCCGAAGAAAGCGCGACGAATGATCTGGCTCTATGTGGCTCTTGGCATTTTGGCGGTACTTATCGTCGGGCCGATCGTGGTTCTCTCCATCTACGTCGACGACTGGTCGCGCGATCTATCTACCAACCATGCGGAAACCACGCGCAGTCATCCCAACCCCCTGCTGCAACCACTGACCGTCTCGGAAGACCGAACCGCTGCGACCACTCGCGTTACCGACGCAATCATGCAGCTGAAGAACTGGAGCATCGAAAGCATCACCACCGAAGGCAAACGCACGATCATCCACGCTACCCGTACGACGCCGCTCTTCAAGTTCACCGACGACATTCGCGTTTATCTGAATGACGTAGACGATGGCGTTCAGATCACGGCCACCAGCCAGTCTCGCGTGGGCAAAGGCGACCTGGGACAGAACCCTCGGAACATTGCCGAGCTGATGTCGAAAGTTCGGGGATAA